The Bacteroides acidifaciens genome includes a region encoding these proteins:
- a CDS encoding glycoside hydrolase family 2 protein, whose translation MKKVTTLLSTLALATTLAAQNLPQTERQYLSGHGCDDMVEWDFFCTDGRNSGKWTKIGVPSCWELQGFGTYQYGITFYGKAFPEGIADEKGMYKYEFEVPEKFRGQQVNLVFEASMTDTEVKVNGRKVGSKHQGAFYRFSYNVTDFLKYGKKNLLEVTVAKESENASVNLAERRADYWNFGGIFRPVFLEVKPAVNLRHIAIDAQMDGSFRANCYTNISNDGMSICAQIQDNKGKKLTETTVPVKAGGDWTSIQLNVSNPALWTAETPNLYKAQFSLLDKNGKILHNETEIFGFRTIEVRKSDGLYVNGVRINVRGVNRHSFRPESGRTLSKTKNIEDVLLIKSMNMNSVRLSHYPADPEFLEACDSLGLYVMDELGGWHGKYDTPTGVRLIEGMIERDVNHPSIIWWSNGNEKGWNTELDGEFHKYDPQKRPVIHPQGNFSGFETMHYRSYGESQNYMRLPEIFMPTEFLHGLYDGGHGAGLYDYWEMMRKHPRCIGGFLWVLADEGVKRVDMDGFIDNQGNFGADGIVGPHHEKEGSYYTIKQLWSPVQIMDTSIDRQFNGKISVENRYDYLNLNTCRFLWKQVKFPSATDASNTGTQVLKQGEVQGSNIAAHSAGVLDIKTTVLPDADALFVTAIDKYGHELWRWTFPVDKLNQSKEELSPLSSKATYTETDNGLTVKANNRTFVFSKKDGQLKGVSVNNRKISFANGPRFIGARRADRSLDQFYNHDDEKAKEKDRTYSEFPDAAVFTKLDVKEDGGSLIVTANYKLGNLDKAQWTINPSGVMALDYTYNFSGVVDLMGICFDYPEEQVISKRWLGAGPYRVWQNRIHGTQYDIWENDYNDPIPGETFTYPEFKGYFSNVSWMNIRTKEGTICLTNETPDTYIGIYQPRDGRDRLLYTLPESGISVLNVIPPVRNKVNSTDLCGPSSQAKWVNGSQTGRIVFRFME comes from the coding sequence ATGAAAAAAGTAACCACTTTATTATCAACCTTAGCGTTGGCAACTACCCTGGCTGCTCAGAATCTTCCGCAGACGGAACGGCAATATCTTTCTGGTCACGGATGCGACGACATGGTAGAATGGGACTTCTTCTGTACCGATGGACGCAATTCCGGCAAGTGGACGAAGATTGGAGTTCCGTCCTGTTGGGAATTGCAAGGCTTTGGCACTTATCAGTATGGAATCACCTTTTACGGTAAAGCATTTCCCGAAGGAATCGCCGACGAAAAAGGAATGTATAAGTATGAGTTTGAAGTTCCCGAGAAGTTTCGCGGACAACAAGTGAATCTTGTTTTCGAAGCTTCCATGACAGATACGGAAGTGAAAGTGAACGGACGCAAAGTCGGCTCGAAACATCAGGGAGCTTTCTATCGCTTTTCATACAATGTCACGGATTTCCTTAAATACGGAAAGAAGAACCTGTTGGAAGTGACAGTAGCTAAAGAGAGCGAGAATGCAAGCGTAAACCTTGCCGAACGCCGTGCCGATTACTGGAACTTCGGCGGTATCTTCCGTCCTGTATTCCTGGAAGTGAAACCTGCTGTCAATTTACGTCATATTGCTATTGACGCACAAATGGACGGTTCTTTCCGCGCGAATTGTTATACAAATATTTCCAATGACGGAATGAGTATCTGTGCGCAAATCCAGGATAATAAAGGTAAAAAGCTAACTGAAACGACTGTACCGGTAAAAGCCGGTGGAGACTGGACTTCTATCCAACTGAATGTCTCTAATCCTGCCTTATGGACAGCAGAAACACCGAATCTTTATAAGGCACAGTTCTCTTTACTAGATAAGAACGGCAAAATATTGCATAACGAAACAGAAATATTCGGCTTCCGTACCATCGAAGTACGCAAAAGTGACGGGCTTTATGTAAATGGAGTACGTATCAATGTGCGTGGCGTCAACCGTCATAGTTTCCGCCCGGAAAGTGGTCGTACATTGAGCAAAACGAAGAATATCGAAGATGTTCTTTTGATAAAGAGTATGAATATGAACTCCGTCCGTTTAAGCCATTATCCTGCCGACCCTGAATTCCTGGAAGCGTGTGATTCTCTTGGTTTATACGTAATGGACGAACTGGGTGGTTGGCATGGCAAATACGACACTCCGACCGGAGTACGTCTGATTGAAGGCATGATAGAGCGTGATGTGAATCATCCTTCTATTATCTGGTGGAGCAATGGTAATGAAAAAGGTTGGAATACGGAACTGGATGGAGAATTCCATAAATACGACCCGCAGAAACGTCCGGTCATCCATCCGCAAGGTAATTTCTCCGGTTTTGAAACCATGCACTACCGCTCGTATGGAGAAAGTCAGAACTATATGCGTCTGCCGGAAATCTTTATGCCGACAGAATTCCTTCACGGTTTGTATGATGGCGGTCACGGTGCCGGTTTGTATGACTATTGGGAAATGATGCGCAAGCATCCCCGTTGTATCGGCGGCTTCTTATGGGTATTGGCAGACGAAGGCGTGAAACGTGTGGATATGGACGGCTTCATTGATAATCAAGGCAATTTTGGTGCTGACGGTATTGTAGGACCACATCATGAAAAGGAAGGTAGTTATTACACTATCAAGCAGTTATGGAGTCCGGTGCAAATAATGGATACCTCTATCGACAGACAGTTCAACGGTAAAATCTCTGTGGAAAACCGCTATGATTATCTGAACCTGAACACTTGCCGTTTCCTTTGGAAGCAAGTAAAATTCCCTTCGGCAACAGACGCTTCCAATACCGGCACTCAAGTTCTAAAACAAGGTGAAGTGCAAGGCAGTAATATCGCTGCTCATTCGGCAGGCGTCTTGGATATTAAAACAACTGTTCTTCCCGATGCGGACGCTCTCTTTGTGACAGCTATCGACAAATATGGACATGAACTCTGGCGTTGGACATTCCCGGTAGACAAATTGAACCAGTCAAAAGAAGAACTTTCTCCATTATCCAGCAAAGCAACTTACACCGAAACAGATAATGGTCTTACAGTAAAAGCAAACAATCGTACTTTTGTCTTTTCAAAGAAAGACGGTCAACTGAAAGGTGTATCCGTAAACAACCGCAAGATTAGTTTTGCCAACGGTCCCCGCTTTATCGGTGCCCGTCGTGCCGACCGTTCGTTAGACCAGTTCTACAACCACGATGATGAAAAGGCGAAAGAAAAAGACCGTACATACAGCGAATTCCCCGATGCGGCAGTGTTTACGAAACTGGACGTAAAAGAAGACGGTGGCAGCCTAATTGTTACCGCAAACTACAAATTAGGCAATTTGGATAAGGCACAATGGACAATTAACCCGAGCGGAGTAATGGCACTTGATTATACCTACAATTTCTCCGGAGTTGTCGATTTAATGGGAATCTGTTTTGATTATCCTGAAGAGCAGGTTATCAGTAAACGCTGGTTAGGGGCAGGTCCTTATCGTGTATGGCAGAACCGTATCCATGGTACGCAATATGACATTTGGGAGAACGATTACAATGATCCTATTCCGGGAGAGACCTTTACTTATCCCGAATTCAAAGGATATTTCAGCAATGTTTCCTGGATGAATATCCGTACTAAAGAAGGTACTATCTGTCTGACAAACGAAACGCCCGATACTTACATCGGAATATATCAACCCCGTGACGGTCGCGACCGTTTGCTTTATACGCTTCCCGAAAGTGGAATCTCTGTCTTGAATGTGATTCCGCCAGTACGTAACAAAGTAAACTCAACGGACTTGTGCGGTCCTTCTTCACAAGCCAAGTGGGTGAATGGCTCGCAAACGGGACGAATCGTTTTCCGGTTTATGGAATAA
- a CDS encoding sialate O-acetylesterase, with protein sequence MKSSIIKTGTILASFLLAACLSTHAEVKLPAIFSDGMVMQQQTNANLWGTATPNKKVTVTTGWNNKQYVVASDKNGAWKLAVSTPEAGGPYTVTFDDGTKKTLNNILIGELWLCSGQSNMEMPMKGFKNQPVENANMDILHSKNPQIRLFTVKRTSTFTPQNDVIGSWKEANPTNVRDFSATAYYFGRLVNEIIDVPVGLIVAAWGGSACEAWMTADWLKAFPDAKIPQSEADIKSKNRTPTVLYNGMLHPLIGMTMKGVIWYQGEDNWNRAHTYADMFTTLINGWRAEWKQGDFPFYYCQIAPYDYGIITEKGKEVTNSAYLREAQSKVEHRVANSGMAVLLDAGMEKGIHPSKKQVAGERLALLALTKTYGVEGVNGESPYYKSIEIKNDTVVVSFERAGMWISGKNCFESKNFEVAGEDKIFYPAKAWIERSKMLVKSEKVPHPVAVRYGFKNYVEGDVYCDGLPLGSFRSDNW encoded by the coding sequence ATGAAAAGTTCAATTATTAAAACAGGAACAATATTAGCAAGCTTTTTGCTTGCCGCCTGCCTGTCAACACATGCAGAAGTAAAACTGCCTGCAATCTTTTCCGATGGAATGGTGATGCAGCAACAGACAAATGCCAACCTTTGGGGTACGGCAACTCCGAACAAGAAAGTGACTGTCACTACCGGTTGGAACAACAAACAATATGTGGTGGCATCGGATAAAAACGGTGCATGGAAACTTGCTGTCTCCACTCCGGAAGCAGGCGGCCCCTATACAGTGACATTTGACGATGGAACTAAAAAGACATTGAATAATATTCTGATAGGCGAACTTTGGCTTTGTTCCGGACAAAGTAATATGGAAATGCCGATGAAAGGATTCAAGAATCAGCCGGTAGAAAATGCCAATATGGATATTCTTCACAGCAAGAATCCGCAAATCCGTCTGTTTACGGTGAAACGTACTTCTACGTTCACTCCACAGAATGACGTTATCGGCTCATGGAAAGAGGCAAACCCGACCAACGTCCGAGATTTCAGCGCAACAGCCTATTATTTCGGCAGACTGGTGAATGAAATAATAGATGTTCCGGTAGGATTGATAGTAGCAGCATGGGGCGGTTCAGCGTGCGAAGCCTGGATGACCGCTGACTGGCTGAAAGCCTTCCCCGACGCTAAAATCCCTCAATCGGAAGCGGATATAAAATCAAAGAACCGTACTCCGACTGTGCTTTACAATGGAATGTTGCATCCCCTTATCGGCATGACGATGAAAGGAGTGATATGGTATCAGGGTGAAGACAACTGGAATCGTGCCCATACGTATGCGGATATGTTTACTACATTGATTAACGGTTGGCGTGCCGAATGGAAACAAGGAGATTTTCCTTTTTACTATTGTCAGATAGCCCCATACGATTATGGAATCATCACGGAAAAAGGCAAAGAAGTCACAAATTCCGCCTACCTTCGGGAAGCACAATCGAAAGTTGAGCATCGTGTAGCGAATAGCGGCATGGCGGTATTGCTCGATGCCGGAATGGAGAAAGGAATCCATCCGTCAAAGAAGCAGGTTGCCGGAGAACGTCTGGCACTTCTTGCTTTGACCAAGACTTACGGAGTGGAAGGAGTGAATGGCGAAAGTCCTTATTATAAAAGCATTGAAATAAAGAATGACACGGTAGTCGTAAGCTTTGAACGTGCCGGTATGTGGATTAGCGGCAAGAACTGTTTCGAGTCGAAGAACTTTGAAGTGGCAGGTGAAGACAAAATATTCTATCCTGCGAAAGCTTGGATTGAGCGTAGCAAGATGCTCGTAAAAAGTGAGAAAGTCCCGCATCCGGTAGCTGTCCGGTATGGATTTAAGAACTATGTGGAAGGAGATGTATATTGCGACGGACTACCTTTAGGGTCTTTCCGTTCGGATAACTGGTGA
- a CDS encoding glycosyl hydrolase → MSLLAWIAISPSGAQQTHSLREQFLNPSNEAKPWTFWYWMYGAVSKEGITADLEAMKHAGLGGTYLMPIRSVEEGAQYNGKAQQLTPEWWDMVRFSMEEADRLGLKLGMHICDGFALAGGPWISPKESMQKVVWSDTIVDGGKFKALRLPQPEAYDNYYEDIALFALPVDGAVDEMPAKITCANTATGNHIDSQKTVNMDASGVIRSSYPCYIQYEYETPFTCRNIEIILSGNNYQAHRLKVMASDDGINYRFVKQLIPARQGWQNTDENSTHAIPVTTARYFRFYWTPEGSEPGSEDMDAAKWKPNLKIKQLRLHREARLNQWEGKAGLVWRVASATKETEVGKKDCYTLSQVINLSNQFNNNSTGDFKEKTLTAVLPKGKWKLLRMGHTATGHTNATAGGGKGLECDKFNPVTVRKQFDNWFAQAFVKTNPEVARRVLKYMHVDSWECGSQNWSTNFAIEFKKRHGYDLMPYLPLLAGIPMESAERSEKILRDVRTTISELVVDVFYKVLADCATEYDCQFSAECVAPTMVNDGLLHYQKVDLPMGEFWLNSPTHDKPNDMLDAISGAHIYGKNIIQAEGFTEVRGTWDEHPGMLKTLLDRNYALGINRLFYHVYVHNPWLDRKPGMTLEGIGLFFQRDQTWWDKGAKAFSDYATRCQALLQYGHPVTDIAVFTGEEIPRRSILPERLVPSLPGIFGAERGESERIRLANEGQPLRVRPVGVTHSANMADPEKWVNPLRGYAYDSFNKDALLRLAKAENGRMILPGGASYKVLVLPLARPMNPDPVELSPEVKQKINELKEAGVLIPAIPYKEDDFSAYGLERDLIVPADIAWTHRRGDLGDIYFIANQREETRTFTASMRINGSKPECWNPVTGEIDTNPLYELKDNRTEVTLTLAPNESVFVVFSTEGINKDSGNNSKKEKQWKEKKNLAKEIREIPLDMEEYQINFLNTGKEVTRKTLFDWSKEGDEQIRYYSGTAIYKTTFRWKNKLKKDEQVYLNLGKICDMATVRLNGVDCGTIWTAPYRADITAALKKGVNELEIEVTNTWANALKGADEGKAPFDGIWTNAKYRRAEKTLLPAGLLGPLSFSVTE, encoded by the coding sequence ATTTCCCTATTGGCATGGATAGCTATAAGTCCTTCCGGTGCCCAACAAACACATTCGCTTCGCGAGCAATTCCTAAACCCGTCAAATGAAGCGAAACCTTGGACATTTTGGTATTGGATGTACGGTGCCGTGTCTAAAGAAGGAATTACAGCAGATTTGGAAGCTATGAAACATGCCGGACTGGGCGGAACTTATCTGATGCCTATCAGAAGTGTCGAAGAAGGGGCACAATATAATGGGAAAGCACAGCAGTTGACACCGGAGTGGTGGGATATGGTGCGTTTCAGCATGGAAGAGGCAGACCGTTTAGGGTTAAAACTTGGGATGCATATCTGTGACGGATTTGCCCTGGCAGGCGGTCCTTGGATTAGTCCGAAAGAATCCATGCAGAAAGTAGTTTGGAGTGATACAATCGTTGACGGTGGTAAGTTCAAGGCATTACGCTTGCCGCAGCCGGAAGCTTATGACAATTATTATGAAGATATAGCATTGTTTGCTCTTCCCGTAGATGGAGCGGTGGATGAAATGCCGGCAAAAATTACCTGTGCCAATACAGCTACAGGAAATCATATTGATTCACAAAAGACAGTGAATATGGATGCTTCAGGAGTGATTCGTTCCTCATATCCTTGCTATATCCAGTATGAATATGAAACTCCTTTCACATGTCGCAATATAGAAATTATTCTGAGTGGTAATAACTATCAGGCACACCGGTTGAAAGTGATGGCGAGCGACGATGGCATCAATTATCGTTTTGTGAAGCAATTAATTCCTGCCCGCCAAGGGTGGCAGAATACAGATGAAAATTCCACTCACGCTATTCCCGTAACAACAGCCCGTTATTTCCGTTTTTACTGGACACCGGAAGGAAGTGAACCCGGAAGTGAAGATATGGATGCTGCCAAATGGAAACCGAATCTGAAAATAAAGCAATTGCGCTTGCATCGTGAAGCCCGCCTGAACCAGTGGGAAGGAAAAGCCGGACTCGTATGGCGTGTGGCTTCCGCTACCAAAGAGACAGAAGTAGGGAAAAAGGACTGCTACACCCTTTCACAAGTTATCAACCTGAGCAATCAATTCAACAATAATTCAACAGGCGACTTTAAAGAGAAAACATTAACCGCTGTCCTGCCCAAAGGCAAATGGAAACTATTGCGCATGGGGCACACCGCTACCGGACATACCAATGCGACAGCCGGAGGCGGAAAGGGACTGGAATGTGACAAGTTTAATCCGGTTACTGTCCGCAAGCAATTCGACAATTGGTTTGCACAGGCATTTGTGAAAACAAACCCGGAAGTTGCACGTCGCGTACTGAAATATATGCATGTTGATAGTTGGGAATGTGGCAGCCAGAACTGGAGTACAAATTTTGCTATTGAATTCAAGAAACGTCACGGATACGACCTGATGCCTTATTTACCACTACTAGCAGGTATCCCGATGGAAAGTGCGGAACGCAGCGAAAAGATTCTGCGTGATGTACGTACGACTATATCCGAATTGGTTGTCGATGTTTTCTACAAAGTATTGGCAGATTGTGCCACAGAATATGACTGCCAATTCTCTGCGGAATGTGTAGCGCCTACTATGGTCAATGACGGACTACTACATTATCAAAAAGTAGACCTGCCGATGGGAGAGTTTTGGTTGAACAGCCCGACGCATGATAAACCCAATGATATGCTCGACGCTATCAGCGGGGCACATATATATGGAAAGAATATTATCCAGGCTGAAGGATTCACAGAAGTGCGCGGCACGTGGGACGAGCATCCCGGAATGCTGAAAACATTGCTCGACCGTAATTATGCCCTGGGTATTAATCGCCTTTTCTACCATGTATATGTACATAATCCGTGGCTGGACCGCAAACCCGGAATGACTTTGGAAGGCATCGGACTTTTCTTCCAGCGCGACCAGACTTGGTGGGACAAAGGCGCAAAAGCATTCTCCGATTATGCTACCCGTTGCCAGGCATTGCTGCAATACGGGCATCCGGTGACGGACATCGCTGTATTTACAGGAGAAGAAATCCCCCGGCGTTCTATATTGCCGGAACGTTTGGTTCCTTCTTTGCCGGGTATATTTGGGGCAGAACGGGGGGAAAGTGAGCGTATTCGGTTGGCAAATGAAGGACAGCCGCTACGTGTGCGTCCTGTTGGCGTAACACATTCTGCTAATATGGCTGACCCCGAAAAATGGGTGAATCCGCTTCGGGGATATGCTTATGATAGTTTTAATAAAGATGCCCTATTACGGTTGGCAAAAGCGGAAAATGGCAGAATGATATTGCCGGGTGGAGCCAGTTATAAAGTTCTGGTACTTCCGCTCGCCCGTCCGATGAATCCCGACCCGGTGGAGCTTTCGCCGGAAGTGAAGCAGAAGATTAATGAGTTGAAAGAAGCAGGCGTATTAATTCCTGCCATACCTTATAAGGAAGACGATTTTTCAGCATATGGCCTGGAACGTGATTTGATTGTACCGGCAGACATTGCCTGGACACATCGTCGTGGTGACTTGGGAGATATTTATTTTATAGCCAATCAAAGGGAAGAGACACGTACATTTACTGCGAGTATGCGTATCAACGGAAGTAAACCGGAATGTTGGAATCCCGTGACGGGCGAAATTGATACCAACCCTCTTTATGAGCTAAAAGATAACCGCACGGAAGTAACTCTGACATTAGCTCCCAATGAGTCCGTATTCGTTGTTTTTTCTACGGAAGGAATTAACAAAGATAGCGGGAACAATTCAAAAAAAGAAAAACAATGGAAAGAGAAAAAGAATCTTGCTAAAGAAATTCGGGAAATCCCTTTAGACATGGAAGAATACCAAATAAACTTTCTTAATACAGGAAAAGAGGTAACCCGGAAAACACTGTTTGACTGGAGTAAAGAAGGGGATGAACAGATTCGTTATTATTCGGGAACAGCCATTTATAAAACAACATTCCGCTGGAAAAACAAACTAAAGAAAGACGAGCAAGTTTATCTGAATTTGGGAAAGATATGCGATATGGCAACAGTTCGTTTGAATGGCGTAGATTGTGGTACTATCTGGACGGCTCCTTATCGGGCTGATATAACGGCAGCTTTGAAAAAAGGAGTAAACGAGCTTGAGATAGAAGTGACGAATACGTGGGCGAATGCATTGAAAGGAGCTGACGAAGGCAAAGCGCCATTTGATGGAATTTGGACAAACGCGAAATACCGCAGGGCGGAGAAAACTTTGCTTCCGGCAGGATTGCTCGGGCCTTTGAGTTTTTCTGTGACAGAGTAA
- a CDS encoding DUF5703 domain-containing protein, translating to MKRFYLIITILFIGVSALWSQHANVVWNTPSRNSSESMPCGGGDIGMNIWVEDGDVLFYVSRSGTFDENNCQLKQGRFRLRLSPNPFKNATDFRQELKLKDGYVEVEAGSAQIQFWVDVFHPIIHVEIANAQPVQTEVSYENWRYQKRPIRKGEGQQCSYKWAPPKGTATSADFVSLKDNASGRKNQLIFYHRNPELTVFDVVVAQQGMGEVKPQMMNPLKNLTFGGTLFGENLEFTGTTDDTYAGTDYRSWNFRSSKTSRKEQFCIVLHTDQTETIAQWEQGLQTALQRIALKGKNSAKTITQDKKQTRLWWNAFWQRSFIVAEGEAQEITRNYTLFRYMLGCNAYGSVPTKFNGGLFTFDPCHVDEKQSFTPDYRKWGGGTMTAQNQRLVYWPMLKSGDYDMMRAQFYFYNRMLKNAELRSRIYWQHNGACFSEQIENFGLPNPAEYGFKRPEWFDKGLEYNAWLEYEWDTVLEFCQMILETKNYADADITPYLPLIESSLTFFDEHYRLLASRRGRKALDGDGHLVLFPGSACETYKMTNNASSTIAALQTVLETYGKKEEMLKTIPPIPLRYIEVKDSLNPESVLELKQTISPAVSWERINNIETPQLYPVFPWRIYGVGKENLELARNTYFHDPDAIKFRSHTGWKQDNIWAACLGLTEEAKRLSLAKLSDGPHRFPAFWGPGYDWTPDHNWGGSGMIGLQEMLLQTNSEQILLFPAWPKEWNVHFKLHAPGKTTVEATLKNGEVKDLKVFPENRKKDIIIMIKE from the coding sequence ATGAAAAGATTTTATCTGATTATAACAATATTATTTATTGGCGTGTCGGCACTTTGGAGCCAACATGCCAATGTCGTTTGGAATACTCCCAGCCGTAACTCTTCCGAATCCATGCCTTGTGGCGGTGGGGATATTGGTATGAATATATGGGTGGAAGATGGTGACGTCCTGTTTTATGTAAGCCGTAGCGGTACATTCGACGAAAACAACTGCCAACTGAAACAAGGGCGTTTCCGTCTTCGGCTGTCACCTAATCCATTCAAAAATGCTACAGATTTCCGTCAGGAACTGAAATTGAAAGACGGTTATGTAGAGGTCGAAGCCGGTAGCGCGCAAATACAATTCTGGGTAGATGTTTTTCATCCGATCATTCATGTAGAGATAGCGAACGCACAGCCTGTACAGACAGAAGTTTCCTATGAGAACTGGCGTTATCAGAAACGTCCCATCCGAAAAGGAGAGGGACAACAATGTTCTTACAAATGGGCTCCCCCAAAAGGTACGGCAACAAGTGCGGACTTCGTTTCTTTGAAAGACAATGCATCTGGCAGGAAAAACCAACTTATATTTTATCATCGCAACCCCGAACTAACCGTTTTTGATGTTGTCGTAGCCCAACAAGGGATGGGCGAGGTGAAGCCACAAATGATGAATCCTCTGAAAAACCTGACTTTCGGCGGAACTCTTTTCGGTGAAAATCTGGAATTTACAGGTACTACGGACGATACATATGCCGGAACGGACTACCGTTCTTGGAATTTCCGCTCTTCCAAAACTTCCCGCAAAGAGCAGTTCTGCATTGTACTGCACACAGACCAGACAGAAACCATAGCGCAATGGGAACAAGGTCTGCAAACCGCTTTACAAAGAATTGCCCTGAAAGGGAAAAATTCCGCAAAGACCATCACGCAGGATAAGAAACAAACCCGTTTATGGTGGAACGCCTTTTGGCAACGTAGCTTTATCGTAGCAGAAGGAGAGGCACAGGAAATCACCCGAAACTATACACTTTTCCGTTACATGCTGGGATGCAACGCCTACGGTAGCGTACCGACGAAATTTAACGGCGGATTATTTACCTTCGACCCCTGCCATGTAGACGAAAAACAATCGTTTACCCCCGACTACCGGAAATGGGGTGGTGGCACAATGACTGCACAAAACCAACGACTGGTATATTGGCCGATGCTGAAAAGCGGTGATTATGACATGATGCGCGCCCAATTTTATTTTTATAACCGGATGCTGAAAAACGCAGAATTGCGCAGCCGTATATACTGGCAGCACAATGGAGCCTGCTTCAGTGAACAGATAGAGAACTTCGGTTTGCCTAATCCTGCGGAATATGGTTTCAAGCGTCCGGAGTGGTTCGACAAAGGATTGGAATATAATGCCTGGCTGGAATACGAATGGGATACAGTTCTCGAATTCTGCCAAATGATACTGGAAACAAAGAACTATGCGGATGCCGACATCACCCCTTATCTTCCTCTGATAGAAAGCTCGCTCACATTCTTCGACGAGCACTATCGCTTGCTTGCTTCCCGTCGTGGCAGGAAAGCGCTGGACGGTGACGGGCATCTGGTTCTTTTCCCCGGTTCCGCCTGCGAAACTTATAAGATGACCAATAATGCCAGCAGCACCATAGCAGCCTTACAGACCGTACTCGAAACATATGGAAAGAAAGAGGAAATGCTGAAAACAATTCCCCCGATTCCATTGCGATACATAGAAGTAAAAGATTCTTTGAACCCAGAATCCGTCCTCGAATTGAAACAGACGATTTCTCCTGCCGTAAGTTGGGAGCGCATCAACAACATAGAAACTCCGCAACTTTATCCTGTATTTCCGTGGCGAATCTACGGAGTAGGCAAGGAAAACTTGGAACTCGCCCGTAATACATATTTCCATGACCCGGACGCAATCAAGTTCCGTTCGCATACCGGATGGAAACAAGACAATATCTGGGCGGCCTGTCTGGGGCTGACTGAAGAAGCGAAAAGGCTGTCCCTTGCCAAGCTCTCCGACGGTCCGCACCGTTTTCCTGCTTTTTGGGGACCGGGATATGACTGGACTCCTGACCATAATTGGGGTGGTAGCGGTATGATAGGGCTTCAAGAGATGCTCTTGCAGACCAATAGCGAACAAATTCTTCTTTTCCCCGCATGGCCGAAAGAGTGGAATGTACATTTTAAACTGCATGCTCCGGGCAAGACTACGGTGGAAGCGACTCTGAAAAACGGAGAAGTGAAGGATTTGAAAGTCTTTCCGGAAAATAGAAAGAAAGACATTATTATAATGATAAAAGAATAA